In Thermotomaculum hydrothermale, a single genomic region encodes these proteins:
- the thiH gene encoding 2-iminoacetate synthase ThiH produces MSFSEIYKKIDQNKIKKIIYSATENDVERILKKSRWSVDDFPYLVSPVAEKFIEQMAKISRKITFLRFGKTIKLYAPLYVSNSCVNACKYCGFNVNNKFPRITLSIDEVLKEADEIFSHGIGHILLVSGEDKKAVPVEYFEEIVKRLREKFYAVSIEVYPMETEEYERLSKAGVTGIAVYQETYNLERYRELHKGPKADFFYRLETPERAAKAGFRELGLGTLFGLSDFRVDLSMVAIHARYLMKHYWKSQVAISFPRLRDAEGHFKPYEIVNDKQLAQVIFALRMVLNDVDIVLSTRENPEFRDGMVGLGVTRISAGSKTNPGGYSVHTDALKQFEIADERSPEEIARMIEEKGLEPVWKDFDKSFLFD; encoded by the coding sequence ATGAGTTTTTCAGAAATTTACAAAAAGATAGACCAGAATAAGATAAAAAAAATTATTTACTCTGCTACAGAGAATGATGTAGAGAGGATATTGAAAAAAAGCAGGTGGAGTGTTGACGACTTCCCATACCTTGTTTCCCCTGTTGCTGAAAAATTTATTGAACAGATGGCTAAAATTTCAAGAAAGATAACCTTTTTAAGGTTTGGGAAAACTATAAAGCTTTACGCCCCCCTGTATGTTTCAAATAGTTGTGTAAATGCCTGCAAATACTGTGGGTTTAATGTGAACAATAAATTTCCAAGAATAACCCTTTCTATTGACGAGGTGTTAAAAGAGGCTGATGAGATTTTTTCACACGGTATTGGCCACATACTTTTAGTTAGCGGAGAAGATAAAAAGGCAGTTCCAGTTGAATACTTTGAAGAGATTGTTAAAAGGTTAAGAGAAAAGTTTTACGCTGTTTCAATTGAAGTTTATCCTATGGAAACTGAGGAATACGAGAGACTATCAAAAGCAGGTGTTACTGGAATAGCAGTTTATCAGGAAACATACAACCTTGAAAGGTACAGAGAATTACACAAAGGACCAAAGGCTGATTTCTTTTACAGGCTTGAAACTCCAGAAAGGGCTGCAAAAGCTGGATTTAGAGAATTGGGGTTAGGAACGCTATTTGGTTTATCCGATTTCAGGGTTGATTTATCAATGGTTGCAATTCATGCAAGGTATTTAATGAAGCATTACTGGAAATCTCAGGTTGCAATTTCTTTCCCGAGGTTAAGGGATGCAGAAGGCCATTTTAAGCCTTACGAAATAGTTAATGATAAACAATTAGCGCAGGTTATTTTTGCCTTGAGAATGGTTTTAAACGATGTTGATATAGTTTTATCAACAAGGGAGAACCCAGAATTCAGAGATGGAATGGTTGGGCTTGGGGTTACAAGGATTAGTGCAGGTTCAAAAACAAACCCAGGTGGATACTCTGTTCACACAGATGCTTTAAAGCAGTTTGAAATAGCAGATGAAAGAAGTCCTGAAGAGATTGCAAGAATGATTGAAGAAAAAGGGCTTGAGCCTGTATGGAAGGATTTTGATAAAAGTTTTCTTTTTGATTAG